The following proteins are co-located in the Panthera uncia isolate 11264 chromosome F1, Puncia_PCG_1.0, whole genome shotgun sequence genome:
- the EFNA3 gene encoding ephrin-A3 has translation MEGIKTSPLMIISKAALNYGGWTEEIRAWVWESQGPAPFLCYSGRLRRPRGRSAERRDGKRVGVGFLLPDPLPLSHSLRREGYTVQVNVNDYLDIYCPHYNSSGVGPGAGPGPGGGAEQYVLYMVSRAGYRTCNASQGFKRWECNRPHAPHSPIKFSEKFQRYSAFSLGYEFHAGHEYYYISTPTHSLHWKCLRMKVFVCCASTSHSGEKPAPTLPQFTMGPHVRINVLEDFEGENPQVPKLEKSVSGTSPKREHLPLAAGIAFFLMTLLAS, from the exons ATGGAGGGCATTAAGACCAGCCCTTTGATGATAATCAGCAAGGCAG cgCTGAATTATGGGGGATGGACGGAGGAAATCCGGGCCTGGGTCTGGGAGTCGCAGGGGCCTGCGCCGTTTCTGTG CTACTCGGGGAGGCTCCGCAGACCCAGGGGAAGGTCTGCGGAGCGGCGGGATGGGAAGAGGGTTGGCGTGGGGTTTCTCCTCCCTGACCCGCTTCCTCTCTCCCACAGCCTGCGGCGAGAGGGCTACACGGTGCAGGTGAATGTGAACGATTATCTGGATATTTACTGCCCTCACTACAACAGCTCGGGGGTGGGccccggggcggggccgggccccgggggcggggcggagcaGTACGTGTTGTACATGGTGAGCCGCGCCGGCTACCGCACCTGCAACGCCAGCCAAGGCTTCAAGCGCTGGGAGTGCAACCGCCCGCACGCCCCCCACAGCCCCATCAAGTTCTCGGAGAAGTTCCAGCGCTACAGCGCCTTCTCGCTGGGCTACGAGTTCCACGCGGGCCACGAGTACTACTATATCT CCACGCCCACCCACAGTCTGCACTGGAAGTGTCTGCGGATGAAGGTGTTCGTCTGCTGTGCCTCCA CATCGCATTCCGGGGAGAAGccggcccccaccctcccccagttCACCATGGGCCCCCATGTGAGGATCAACGTGCTGG AAGACTTTGAGGGAGAGAACCCCCAGGTGCCCAAGCTTGAGAAGAGCGTGAGTGGGACCAGCCCCAAGCGGGAACACCTGCCCCTGGCGGCGGGCATCGCCTTCTTCCTTATGACGCTCCTGGCCTCCtag